One genomic window of Melanotaenia boesemani isolate fMelBoe1 chromosome 20, fMelBoe1.pri, whole genome shotgun sequence includes the following:
- the myo10l1 gene encoding unconventional myosin-X — MESFFTEGARVWVKEKEQLLPAIVNSCGDGTLVVTTDYGEVLYLQQAEVTRERVCAMHQSSIDGVEDMSALAELHEAAIMHNLYQRYQKDNIYTNIGSILAAVNPYKQIPGLYDLERVELYSKHHLGELPPHIFAIANECYRCIWKRHDSQCVLISGESGAGKTESTKLLLQFLSVMSQNSAGTPPSEKTTRVEQAIVQSSPIMEAFGNAKTVYNNNSSRFGKFIQLHFSESGNIQGGCVIDYLLEKNRVVRQNPGERNYHIFYALLAGANKEHKSLYFLEDPAESFHYLSQSGCLKDKSLNDKELYNSVMEALKVLEFTEEEIRDMFKLLSGVLQLGNTEFMTAGGAQITTKQMVSNASELLGLDAFQLSEVLTQRSIILRGEEICSPLTIEQAIDSRDSVAMALYSQCFSWIILKINQKIKGKENFKSIGILDIFGFENFEVNRFEQFNINYANEKLQEYFNKHIFSLEQLEYNREGVQWHAIDWMDNAECLDLIEKKLGLLALVNEESRFPKGTDFTLLEKLHSRHSTNPYYVKPRLADHQFGIKHYAGEVLYDVKGILEKNRDTFRDDILNMLKDSRLDFIYDLFEKVGSRNNEEKMGTARRKPTVSSQFRDSLHALMATLSASNPFFIRCIKPNMEKNPNVFDPEVVLNQLRYSGMLETVKIRRAGFPVRRTFKDFFSRYKIVLKDKVPAAGDDKKRSTDLLTKYDKTKKEWQLGKTKVFMKESLEHRLEKDRDEIRRQAAMIIRAHLLTFSAKKHFKRVRISILTLQKHLRRHIQRRQFLKQRRAVLVLQKHRRGQVARTRVRKLKEEKKKKEEEQRKKEEEEKEKIGDGEQEKESEETEKTAKSLEEEARQMEEILQLEKEIERLQKKREDEVSQLCESSKQELQLRRDAELKRMKKEASRKATGLIDLLNFGGVDPSLGAVCAKPAAEAKTPKEANTSRGASKEEDVDEGFHAEEECIPLPDFPPPAESDAPMDQEIFAHLPPPPPAFAEGTVPPGPPPPLFTDGTAIGGIPPPPPLPPPGDCAAVPPPPPPPPPGEGVKNEGAKTESERKVSMVESLVDGEEPIYSMPADTESDYDQEEEEGSVTAGDDSSVSGSNRGSTAVTDEEHPRKSTCTNASIESYRGSSDSYADSDDEHDGMMDTDEEVTNGRVTLLNGNGPPYFHGYLYMKAGLMIPWRRRWCVLKDETFMWFRSKQESLKSGWLYKKGGGLSTLSRRNWKMRWFVLRDSKLMYYDNDSEEKLKGTIDIRAAKEIVDNHEKENALNIVTDERTYQVFAESPEDASGWFNVLSKVRVCTPEQLLEMSHEQANPKNAVGTLDVGLIDSVCASDNPDRPNSFVIITANRVIHCNSDTPEEMHHWISLLQKPKGDARIDGQEFLVRGWLQKEMKTNAKSTSLKLKKRWFVLTHNSLDYYKSSERNSSKMGTLVLNSLCSVIQPDERVHRETGYWNIIVYGRKHSYRLYTKMLNEAMRWTAAIQGVIDSKTPIETPTLQLIRDIKENSVNPEIVEQMYRRNPILRYTQHPLHSPLLPLPYGEVTSLHRQQGYASLQDEAVRVFNSLQEMETLADTVPIIQGILQTCQDLRPLRDEVYCQVIKQTNHVPQPNSPANRAHWHLLTCMSCTFLPSRAILRYLRFHLKRVRERHPGTEIERYATFIGESLKKTKTREFVPSQEEIAALLVRQEMSTTVYCHGGGSCKISINSHTTAGEVVEKLIRGLAMEDSKNLFSLFEHNSFTDRALESRVIVADVLAKFERLAGSEEEEEEGEWKLYFKLYCFLDVESMPKEGVEFAFMFEQAHESLISGHFPASEETLQHLAALRLQYLHGDGAGRAGWSLGSVYPIGRLRNRILHSTKPGVIAAGGAGGRGSGISGDGISMMGGQGSIGVGTEKRKTPSFLDGTLRRSFKTGSLKKQKVEEEQMLEMWVKEETSATRTSVLEKWTRLQGMPQHQAMLKYMSLIKEWPGYGSTLFDVECKEGGFPHDLWLSVSADNVSVYKRGEPKPLETFQYEHITFFGASQPCTYKIIVDEREMFFETPQVGEITKIMRAYINMMVKKRCSIMSVSSVSSSWAR, encoded by the exons GGGGCCCGTGTTTGGGTCAAAGAGAAGGAACAGCTGCTTCCAGCCATCGTTAACTCCTGTGGAGATGGAACTCTGGTGGTCACAACTGACTATGGAGAG GTGCTGTACCTTCAGCAGGCCGAGGTCACCAGGGAAAGAGTGTGCGCTATGCACCAGTCCAGTATTGACGGGGTGGAAGACATGTCAGCACTGGCCGAGCTGCATGAGGCTGCTATTATGCACAACCTGTACCAGCGTTACCAGAAGGATAACATCTAC acaaATATCGGCAGCATCCTGGCAGCAGTCAACCCATACAAGCAGATCCCAGGTCTGTATGACCTAGAGAGGGTGGAACTGTACTCCAAACATCATCTGGGAGAACTGCCTCCACACATTTTTGCTATAGCCAACGAGTGCTACCGCTGCATCTGGAAACGCCATGACAGTCAATGTGTCCTCATCAG TGGTGAATCAGGGGCAGGGAAGACGGAGAGTACTAAACTGCTGCTCCAGTTTCTGTCTGTAATGAGCCAAAACTCAGCCGGGACTCCTCCATCAGAGAAAACCACAAGAGTGGAGCAGGCCATCGTGCAGAGCAG TCCAATCATGGAGGCGTTTGGTAATGCCAAAACTGTTTACAACAACAACTCCAGTCGTTTTGGGAAGTTCATCCAGCTTCACTTTTCTGAGAGCGGCAACATCCAAGGAGGCTGTGTCATTGATT ACTTACTGGAAAAG aaCCGTGTGGTGCGACAAAACCCCGGGGAGCGAAACTACCATATCTTCTACGCACTACTGGCAGGAGCCAATAAAGAGCATAAAA GTCTTTATTTCCTGGAGGATCCAGCTGAATCTTTTCACTACCTCAGCCAGTCAGGATGCCTGAAGGACAAGAGCCTGAATGACAAGGAACTATATAACAGTGTTATG GAGGCACTGAAGGTTTTAGAGTTTACAGAAGAGGAGATCAGAGACATGTTTAAGCTGCTGTCTGGAGTCTTACAACTTGGCAACACAGAGTTCATGACCGCAGGAGGAGCGCAGATCACCACTAAACAAA TGGTCAGTAATGCTAGTGAGCTGTTGGGTCTGGATGCCTTCCAGCTGTCTGAAGTCTTGACTCAGCGCTCTATAATCCTCAGAGGAGAAGAAATCTGTTCCCCTCTTACTATTGAGCAG GCCATCGATTCCCGAGACTCTGTAGCCATGGCGTTATATTCTCAGTGTTTTTCCTGGATCATCCTCAAGATTAATCAGAAGATCAAAGGGAAAGAAAACTTCAAATCTATCGGCATTCTTGATATATTCGGCTTTGAGAACTTTGAG GTGAACCGGTTCGAGCAGTTTAACATAAACTATGCCAATGAGAAGCTTCAAGAGTATTTCAACAAGCACATATTTTCCTTGGAGCAGCTGGAGTACAACAg GGAAGGTGTTCAGTGGCATGCTATTGACTGGATGGATAATGCAGAATGTCTTGACCTCATAGAGAAG AAACTGGGCTTGTTGGCACTAGTGAATGAAGAGAGCCGGTTCCCTAAAGGAACAGACTTCACTCTGCTGGAGAAGTTGCACAGCAGACACTCT ACAAACCCTTACTATGTGAAGCCCAGGCTTGCAGATCATCAGTTTGGTATTAAACATTATGCTGGAGAG GTTCTGTATGATGTCAAAGGAATCCTGGAGAAAAACAGAGACACTTTCAGAGACGACATCCTGAACATGCTGAAGGACAGCCG ACTGGACTTCATCTATGACTTGTTTGAGAAGGTTGGCAGCAGGAACAACGAGGAAAAGATGGGAACAGCAAGACGCAAACCCACAGTGAGCTCCCAGTTCAGG GACTCGCTTCATGCTCTCATGGCCACTCTTAGTGCATCTAATCCATTTTTCATTCGCTGTATTAAACCCAACATGGAAAAG AATCCAAATGTGTTTGACCCAGAGGTTGTCCTGAACCAGCTGAGATATTCTGGGATGTTGGAGACTGTGAAGATCCGTCGTGCTGGATTTCCTGTTCGCAGAACATTCAAAGATTTCTTCTCACG GTATAAGATTGTTCTCAAAGACAAAGTGccagcagctggagatgataaGAAAAGAAGTACAGATCTTTTAACAAAGTATGATAAGACCAAGAAAGAGTGGCAGTTGGGCAAGACCAAG GTGTTCATGAAGGAGTCTTTGGAGCATCGTTTAGAGAAGGACAGGGATGAAATCCGTCGCCAAGCTGCCATGATAATCCGAGCCCACCTACTTACTTTCTCTGCAAA AAAACATTTCAAACGAGTGCGCATCAGCATCCTCACCCTCCAGAAACATCTCCGAAGGCACATCCAACGCAGACAGTTCCTTAAGCAACGCAGAGCAGTACTGGTGTTGCAGAAACACAGGCGAGGTCAGGTGGCGCGTACTCGTGTTCGAAAactcaaagaagaaaagaagaagaaggaggaggagcaacgcaagaaagaggaggaagagaaggaaaagataGGTGATGGGGAGCAGGAAAAAGAGAGTGAAGAAACAGAGAAGACAGCAAAATCATTAGAG GAAGAAGCCCGTCAAATGGAGGAAATACTGCAGCTTGAGAAAGAGATTGAACGATTGCAGAAGAAGCGAGAGGATGAAGTGTCACAGCTCTGCGAGTCCTCCAAGCAGGAGTTGCAGCTACGCCGGGATGCAGAACTCAAACGGATGAAAAAGGAGGCATCTCGGAAAGCCACAGGGCTCATTGACCTTCTGAACTTTGGAGGCGTGGATCCATCTCTGGGAGCAGTCTGCGCTAAGCCTGCTGCAGAGGCCAAAACCCCAAAAGAGGCAAACACCAGCAGAGGTGCATCTAAAGAAGAGGATGTCGATGAAGGTTTCCACGCTGAGGAGGAGTGCATTCCTCTGCCAGACTTCCCTCCACCTGCTGAGTCAGACGCTCCTATGGATCAGGAGATATTTGCTCACCTCCCTCCTCCCCCGCCTGCTTTTGCAGAGGGAACAGTGCCCCCTGGACCACCTCCACCACTTTTTACAGATGGCACGGCTATCGGTGgaattcctcctcctcctcctcttcctccaccagGAGACTGTGCGGCtgtccctcctcctccaccaccacctcctccagggGAGGGGGTTAAGAACGAGGGAGCAAAGACAGAGTCGGAGAGGAAGGTGAGCATGGTGGAGAGCTTAGTGGATGGTGAGGAGCCCATCTACAGCATGCCGGCCGATACGGAGTCAGACTACgaccaggaggaagaggaagggtCTGTCACTGCTGGAGACGACAGTTCTGTATCTGGAAGCAACCGGGGGAGCACCGCCGTGACAGATGAGGAGCACCCGAGGAAGTCGACCTGCACCAATGCCAGCATTGAGTCCTACAGAGGCAGCTCTGACTCT TATGCGGACAGTGATGACGAACATGATGGGATGATGGACACTGATGAAGAGGTGACAAATGGTAGAGTAACTTTGCTTAATGGAAATGGACCGCCCTATTTCCACGGTTACCTCTACATGAAAG CTGGTTTGATGATCCCATGGAGAAGGCGCTGGTGTGTACTAAAGGATGAGACTTTCATGTGGTTCCGGTCCAAACAAGAGTCCCTGAAGTCTGGCTGGCTCTACAAGAAAGGAGGAGGCCTTTCCACTCTCTCGCGGAG GAACTGGAAGATGCGCTGGTTTGTACTTAGAGACAGCAAGCTGATGTACTATGACAACGACAGTGAAGAGAAACTGAAGGGAACCATCGACATCCGAGCAGCCAA GGAGATTGTAGATAATCATGAAAAGGAAAACGCTTTGAATATTGTGACAGATGAGAGGACATACCAAGTGTTTGCAGAGTCGCCAGAAGATGCAAG TGGGTGGTTCAATGTGCTGAGTAAAGTGAGAGTGTGCACTCCGGAGCAGCTGCTGGAGATGTCCCATGAGCAAGCCAACCCGAAAAATGCTGTG GGAACTCTTGATGTGGGACTGATTGACTCTGTTTGTGCATCAGACAACCCTGATCG GCCAAATTCTTTTGTCATCATCACGGCCAACCGTGTAATCCACTGCAACAGTGACACACCAGAGGAAATGCATCACTGGATCAGTTTGCTGCAGAAACCTAAAGGAGACGCCAGGATAGATGGACAAGAATTCCTTGTCAGAG GCTGGCTCCAAAAGGAGATGAAGACAAACGCTAAGAGCACATCTCTGAAGCTAAAGAAACGCTGGTTTGTTTTGACACACAACTCTTTGGATTACTACAAGAGCTCAGAGCGAAACTCCTCCAAGATGGGAACTCTGGTCCTAAACTCCCTCTGCTCTGTCATTCAGCCGGATGAACGAGTGCACAGAGAAACAG GTTACTGGAACATCATAGTGTATGGGAGGAAGCATTCCTACCGCCTTTATACTAAGATGCTGAATGAGGCCATGAGGTGGACAGCTGCCATACAGGGAGTCATAGACAGCAAGACCCCAATAGAAACCCCAACGCTGCAGCTCATCAGAGACATCAAG GAGAACAGTGTGAACCCTGAAATAGTGGAGCAGATGTACAGGAGGAACCCCATCCTCAGATATACTCAGCATCCTCTGCACTCCCCCTTGCTGCCGCTTCCTTACGGAGAGGTCACCAGCT TACACAGGCAGCAGGGTTATGCCAGCCTGCAGGATGAGGCAGTGCGAGTTTTTAACTCTCTGCAGGAGATGGAGACACTGGCAGACACAGTGCCCATCATTCAGGGCATCCTGCAGACCTGCCAGGATCTGCGCCCTCTCAGGGATGAG GTATATTGTCAGGTGATCAAGCAGACCAATCACGTGCCTCAGCCTAACAGCCCAGCCAACCGGGCACACTGGCACCTGCTCACCTGCATGAGCTGCACCTTCCTACCCAGCCGAGCCATTCTCAGATACCTCCGCTTCCACCtcaagag GGTGCGAGAGCGCCATCCCGGCACAGAAATCGAACGTTACGCCACTTTTATTGGGGAATCCCTGAAGAAGACCAAGACTCGTGAGTTTGTTCCCTCTCAGGAGGagattgctgctctgctggtgAGACAGGAGATGAGCACCACCGTGTACTGCCATGGAGGAGGCTCGTGCAAGATCTCCATCAACTCACACACCACAGCTGGAGAG gttgttgagaAGCTAATCAGAGGTCTGGCCATGGAGGACAGCAAGaacttgttttctctgtttgaaCACAACTCCTTCACAGACCGAGCCCTGGAGAGCAGGGTGATTGTTGCCGATGTTCTAGCCAAGTTTGAGAG ACTGGCTGGcagtgaagaagaggaagaggagggagagtGGAAACTGTACTTCAAATTGTACTGCTTCTTGGATGTAGAGAGCATGCCCAAAGAGGGGGTGGAGTTTGCATTTATGTTTGAGCAG GCCCACGAGTCTTTGATAAGTGGTCACTTTCCAGCCTCAGAGGAGACTTTGCAGCACCTGGCAGCTTTACGTCTCCAGTATCTCCATGGTGATGGGGCAGGTCGAGCTGGATGGAGCTTGGGAAGCGTTTATCCCATCGGACGTCTTCGCAATCGCATCCTGCACTCCACTAAGCCGGGCGTGATCGCGGCAGGTGGagctggaggaagaggaagtggAATATCAGGGGATGGAATAAGCATGATGGGAGGACAGGGATCTATCGGGGTTGGCACAGAGAAACGAAAGACTCCAAGCTTTCTGGATGGCACCCTCAGGAGAAGCTTTAAAACTGGCTCTCTGAAGAAGCAAAAG gtggaggaggagcagatgcTGGAGATGTGGGTGAAAGAGGAGACGTCTGCCACACGCACAAGCGTACTGGAGAAGTGGACCCGTCTGCAGGGAATGCCTCAGCACCAAGCTATGCTTAAATATATGAGCCTCATTAAGGAGTGGCCTGGATATGGATCTACTCTTTTTGATGTGGAG TGTAAAGAGGGCGGTTTTCCTCATGATCTGTGGCTGAGTGTGAGTGCTGACAACGTGTCTGTTTATAAACGAGGTGAACCCAAACCTTTGGAAACCTTCCAGTACGAACACATCACCTTCTTTGGAGCTTCGCAGCCCTGCACCTATAAGATTATCGTGGATGAGAGGGAGATGTTCTTTGAGACTCCGCAG GTTGGAGAAATCACCAAGATCATGAGAGCCTACATTAACATGATGGTAAAGAAACGTTGCAGCATCATGTCTGTGTCAAGTGTGTCCAGTTCATGGGCCAGGTGA
- the pttg1ipa gene encoding PTTG1 interacting protein a gives MMAFRILFPALFFVFGLATIFGQTTPGGECETKNGTNCEECLKNVTCLWCIKTKTCITYPVQTLLPPHALCPLNDARWGLCWMNFQTLIITMAVIGGVIIIALMVCMFCCCKCENFGSKRFEARMQRQDNKLKTKQEERRAEMKQKHQEIRQKYGLSGQNPYSRFA, from the exons ATGATGGCTTTTCGGATTTTATTCCCTGCTCTCTTTTTTGTCTTCGGTTTGGCAACAATTTTCGGCCAGACTACACCTGGGGGAG AATGTGAGACGAAAAATGGGACAAACTGTGAGGAATGTCTGAAAAATGTGACG TGTTTGTGGTGCATCAAAACGAAGACATGTATAACATATCCAGTGCAGACCCTCCTTCCACCCCATGCACTCTGCCCACTGAATGATGCACGCTGGGGACTCTGCTGGA TGAACTTCCAGACACTGATAATCACCATGGCAGTGATCGGTGGGGTTATCATCATTGCCCTGATGGTCTGCatgttctgctgctgcaagtGTGAGAACTTTGG ATCCAAAAGATTTGAGGCCAGGATGCAGAGACAAGACAATAAGTTGAAGACCAAGCAGGAAGAAAG GAGGGCTGAGatgaaacagaaacatcaggaaatcagacagaaatatg GTCTAAGTGGACAAAATCCATACTCCAGATTTGCATGA